In one Nostoc sp. KVJ3 genomic region, the following are encoded:
- a CDS encoding Uma2 family endonuclease, with translation MTQALQRKLVTFEEFITKYPDNSNKRYELHDGVVIEMPPPTGDHEEIILFLIERFILEYTRLKLSYGCPKTAFVKPSESESAYLPDVLFLNRSNLVNEPLWKKESILTQAESIPLVVEVLSTNWRDDYFTKLGRYEGVGISEYWIVDYAALGGKRFIGNPKQPTISIYSLVEGEYQLDLFRGSQPIQSPTFPELDLTAEQIFNAGNI, from the coding sequence ATGACTCAAGCCCTACAAAGAAAACTAGTTACGTTTGAAGAATTTATCACTAAATACCCTGACAACTCAAATAAACGCTACGAATTACACGATGGAGTAGTAATTGAGATGCCACCACCGACAGGCGACCATGAGGAGATTATTTTATTTTTAATCGAGAGATTTATTTTAGAATATACCCGACTGAAGCTATCTTATGGCTGTCCCAAAACAGCATTCGTAAAACCATCTGAAAGTGAATCTGCTTATTTACCAGATGTGTTGTTCTTAAACCGCTCCAACCTAGTAAATGAACCTCTGTGGAAAAAAGAATCCATTCTTACTCAAGCAGAGTCAATTCCTTTGGTAGTTGAGGTCTTAAGTACAAACTGGAGAGATGATTATTTTACAAAATTGGGTCGTTATGAAGGAGTCGGCATCTCTGAATATTGGATTGTAGACTACGCAGCACTGGGAGGCAAGCGATTTATTGGCAACCCCAAACAGCCGACAATATCGATTTATTCACTAGTTGAGGGTGAATACCAACTCGACCTGTTTCGTGGAAGCCAACCCATCCAATCACCCACTTTCCCAGAATTGGATTTAACCGCAGAGCAGATTTTTAATGCTGGTAATATCTGA
- a CDS encoding aspartate aminotransferase family protein: MSLQTLVDQATIPPDSAFDTDSFNEAVMSTYGRFPLALERGAGCRVWDTQGREYLDFVAGIATCTLGHAHPVMVEAVTRQIQKLHHVSNLYYIPEQGELAKWLVEHSCADRVFFCNSGAEANEAAIKLARKYAHTVLDIEKPIILTANASFHGRTLATVTATGQPKYQKYFDPLVPGFHYVNYNDINALEVAISELDEGDYRVAAILIEPLQGEGGVRPGDVAYFKKLRQICDETGVLLIFDEVQVGMGRSGKLWAYEHLGVEPDIFTSAKGLGGGIPIGAMMSKKFCDVFQPGEHASTFGGNPFVCGVALSVCQTLERENILQNVQDRGEQLRTGLKAIAAKYPQHIGEVRGWGLINGLELRANIQLTAVDIVNAAIKEGVLLVPAGPKVVRFVPPLIVTEAEVNTALAAVEKAIATLTK; this comes from the coding sequence GTGAGCCTACAAACTCTCGTTGACCAAGCCACCATCCCCCCAGATTCAGCTTTTGATACAGATAGCTTTAATGAAGCTGTCATGTCTACCTACGGTCGGTTTCCCTTAGCATTAGAACGGGGTGCTGGATGCCGGGTTTGGGATACACAGGGGCGCGAATATCTGGATTTTGTCGCGGGAATTGCGACTTGTACTTTAGGACACGCTCACCCAGTTATGGTAGAAGCGGTAACACGCCAAATCCAGAAGCTGCACCATGTCTCTAATTTATACTACATTCCTGAACAAGGAGAATTAGCAAAATGGCTCGTTGAACATTCTTGTGCCGATCGCGTATTTTTCTGCAACTCTGGAGCAGAGGCTAACGAAGCCGCAATTAAACTGGCGCGGAAATATGCCCACACAGTATTAGACATTGAAAAACCAATTATTTTAACCGCCAATGCCAGTTTCCACGGGCGGACTTTGGCCACCGTTACCGCTACGGGACAACCAAAATATCAAAAATATTTTGATCCTTTGGTTCCTGGGTTCCACTACGTAAATTACAACGACATTAACGCTCTGGAAGTGGCGATTAGTGAGTTGGATGAAGGAGATTATCGAGTAGCGGCGATTCTAATTGAGCCATTGCAAGGAGAAGGCGGTGTCCGTCCAGGCGATGTTGCCTATTTCAAAAAGCTTCGGCAGATTTGCGACGAAACTGGCGTTTTGTTGATTTTTGACGAAGTGCAAGTTGGTATGGGGCGCAGTGGCAAATTATGGGCTTACGAACATCTTGGCGTTGAACCGGATATCTTCACCAGTGCCAAAGGCTTAGGTGGCGGTATCCCCATCGGTGCAATGATGAGCAAGAAATTCTGCGATGTTTTTCAACCAGGGGAACACGCCAGCACCTTTGGCGGCAATCCTTTTGTGTGTGGTGTAGCACTCAGTGTTTGCCAGACATTGGAACGGGAAAATATTTTGCAGAATGTGCAAGATAGGGGCGAACAGTTACGAACTGGATTGAAAGCGATCGCAGCAAAATATCCTCAGCACATTGGCGAAGTTCGCGGTTGGGGTTTAATTAACGGTTTGGAGTTACGAGCCAACATTCAACTAACCGCAGTAGATATCGTCAATGCTGCCATCAAAGAGGGTGTATTACTCGTACCCGCTGGGCCAAAAGTAGTCCGATTTGTACCACCGCTAATTGTCACAGAGGCGGAAGTAAATACTGCTTTGGCAGCTGTAGAAAAGGCGATCGCAACTCTCACCAAATAG
- a CDS encoding RrF2 family transcriptional regulator, with translation MVISNKSEYALLALLELATCYPNGEALQIREIAVLQDIPNRYLEQLLATLRRGGLIKSIRGAKGGYVLARDPGKITVFDAFSCMEGSDIVVSNCEPTPHTVEGELIQEVWQEARQAANSVLEKYTLQDLCERRAMRKQKELMYYI, from the coding sequence GTGGTAATCTCTAACAAATCAGAATACGCACTTCTAGCCCTGTTAGAGTTAGCAACCTGCTACCCTAACGGTGAAGCCCTGCAAATTCGAGAGATAGCGGTATTGCAAGACATCCCGAACCGCTATTTAGAACAACTTCTGGCAACATTAAGACGTGGAGGTTTAATTAAAAGTATACGTGGAGCCAAAGGTGGCTATGTTTTGGCACGAGACCCAGGAAAGATTACAGTGTTTGATGCTTTTAGCTGTATGGAAGGGTCAGATATTGTTGTCTCGAATTGTGAGCCGACTCCGCACACGGTTGAAGGTGAGCTAATTCAGGAAGTATGGCAGGAAGCACGTCAGGCCGCAAACTCAGTTTTGGAAAAATATACACTCCAAGACCTTTGTGAGCGAAGAGCAATGCGAAAGCAGAAAGAACTAATGTATTACATTTAG
- a CDS encoding potassium channel family protein, which produces MAGAIALGGVFFIGTLWYSLVEGWSWEDAAYMTVITLATVGYGETHPLGSRGRLFTIALILLGVVNIGYIVNRFTEAIIQGYFQEGIRLQQQRRLMESLSEHYIICGFSRTGRQIAKEFQAEGVPFVVIDADMESVQRAQMEGYTAFQGDATLDDTLLKVGIERAMCIVAALPSDAENLYIVLSAKTLNSGIRVIARASTEEALQKLRRGGADEVISPYITGGKRMAAAALRPQVLDFVDGILTGADRQLYMEEFLLDPAFCPFVGQSLQKARLRSQSGALVLAIRRVDGTLIGGPTGDTVLMPGDRLIGMGTAEQLRSLNQILGPINSKQLRRPKNS; this is translated from the coding sequence ATGGCCGGGGCGATCGCTCTTGGCGGTGTTTTCTTCATTGGCACTTTGTGGTACTCGTTAGTGGAAGGCTGGTCATGGGAAGATGCGGCTTACATGACAGTCATCACTTTAGCGACTGTGGGATACGGAGAGACGCACCCACTGGGTAGCCGAGGACGATTGTTTACAATTGCCCTGATTTTGTTGGGTGTAGTCAATATTGGTTACATTGTCAACAGATTTACAGAAGCGATTATTCAAGGCTACTTTCAAGAAGGAATTCGGCTACAACAACAGAGGCGGTTAATGGAATCCCTGTCAGAACATTACATCATCTGTGGATTTAGTCGAACTGGTCGTCAAATTGCCAAGGAATTTCAGGCAGAAGGCGTACCTTTTGTAGTGATTGATGCTGATATGGAATCTGTGCAAAGGGCACAGATGGAAGGTTATACAGCATTCCAAGGTGACGCTACCCTAGATGATACGCTTTTGAAAGTTGGTATTGAAAGGGCGATGTGTATTGTTGCAGCCCTGCCTTCCGATGCCGAAAATTTATATATAGTTTTATCAGCAAAAACACTGAATTCGGGAATTCGGGTGATTGCCCGCGCCAGTACAGAAGAAGCTTTACAGAAGTTACGACGCGGTGGCGCAGATGAAGTCATATCTCCCTATATTACTGGTGGGAAGCGCATGGCTGCTGCGGCACTTAGACCGCAAGTATTGGACTTTGTAGACGGGATTTTGACAGGTGCAGACCGCCAGTTATACATGGAAGAATTTTTACTTGACCCGGCTTTTTGTCCCTTTGTGGGTCAGAGTTTGCAAAAAGCGAGATTGCGATCGCAATCTGGGGCATTAGTTCTAGCAATTCGCCGCGTTGATGGGACTCTCATCGGTGGCCCCACTGGCGATACAGTCTTAATGCCAGGCGATCGTCTGATTGGGATGGGTACAGCAGAACAGTTGCGTAGCCTTAACCAAATTCTCGGCCCGATTAATTCCAAGCAACTACGGCGACCGAAAAATAGCTAA
- a CDS encoding DUF2243 domain-containing protein codes for MEAKSETLNRRTPLITAGIFLGVGLGGFIDGILLHQILQWHHMLSNIRPLTNTANIDLNMVWDGLFHTLNWVFTVVGLVLLWRAGARDDVPWSSQTFIGSILIGTGLFDLVEGLIDHQILGVHHVKPGPNQLAWDLGFLALGALLVVIGSLMIKKESLSIKH; via the coding sequence ATGGAGGCAAAAAGTGAAACGCTCAACCGCCGCACACCGCTAATTACTGCGGGAATTTTTCTAGGTGTAGGTCTTGGAGGCTTTATTGATGGAATTTTACTGCATCAGATCCTCCAGTGGCATCATATGCTCAGTAACATTCGACCTCTGACAAACACGGCGAATATAGATTTGAATATGGTATGGGATGGATTATTTCATACCTTAAATTGGGTATTCACGGTGGTAGGACTTGTGTTGCTATGGCGTGCTGGGGCGCGTGATGATGTCCCTTGGTCATCACAGACCTTTATTGGGTCAATACTAATTGGTACTGGGTTGTTTGACTTGGTTGAAGGTTTAATTGACCACCAAATTCTCGGTGTTCATCATGTAAAACCAGGCCCAAATCAGTTAGCTTGGGATTTAGGATTTCTTGCATTGGGTGCGCTACTTGTTGTTATCGGCTCGCTCATGATAAAAAAAGAGTCATTAAGCATTAAGCATTAG
- a CDS encoding pentapeptide repeat-containing protein has product MPEVNSQQPINSAATLVESYAAGKRDFSRAELGNADLQGITLRGTDLSYADLSEANLSSANLRGTDLSFADLSQANLSDADLRGALLMSANLRQADLKGANLEKADYDRSTHFPPDFDPVKAGMQIKFED; this is encoded by the coding sequence ATGCCTGAAGTTAATTCTCAACAGCCCATAAATAGTGCCGCTACTCTTGTAGAGAGTTATGCAGCAGGAAAACGAGACTTTAGTAGAGCAGAACTAGGTAATGCTGATTTGCAGGGCATTACTTTGAGAGGAACTGACCTGAGTTATGCTGACTTGAGTGAAGCTAATCTGAGTAGCGCTAATTTGAGAGGAACTGACCTGAGTTTTGCCGATTTGAGTCAAGCTAATCTGAGTGATGCCGATCTTAGGGGAGCATTATTGATGTCAGCGAATCTCCGCCAAGCCGATCTAAAAGGAGCGAACCTAGAAAAAGCAGACTACGATCGCAGTACTCATTTTCCCCCAGATTTCGATCCAGTAAAAGCGGGTATGCAAATCAAATTTGAAGATTGA
- a CDS encoding DUF4129 domain-containing protein produces the protein MPTDTFEKTSWSWQLSQFQQQAGEWWEYQFYRFERALPELPTGWSISPWFGELLKFLFWLVVGLFIVWIGWRLWREFSPYVYSWLNRASNLTDFRVKTSSSESSIALLLERSQEFYRQGNYREACRCIYLAMLQQLHQKAIAPHKLSRTDGEYLQLLRSLVTPIQPYETLITTHEQLCFGNTEILPDNYEQCRQAYREISPE, from the coding sequence ATGCCTACAGATACTTTTGAAAAAACTAGCTGGAGTTGGCAGTTATCTCAATTCCAACAACAAGCAGGAGAATGGTGGGAATACCAGTTTTACCGCTTTGAACGAGCTTTGCCAGAATTACCTACTGGATGGTCGATTAGTCCTTGGTTCGGTGAATTGTTGAAATTCCTGTTTTGGCTGGTAGTGGGCTTATTTATAGTTTGGATAGGTTGGCGATTATGGCGAGAATTCAGTCCTTATGTATATTCTTGGCTAAATAGAGCTAGTAATCTCACTGATTTTCGCGTCAAAACTAGCTCTAGTGAGTCATCTATAGCGCTTTTGTTGGAGCGATCGCAAGAATTTTATCGTCAAGGTAACTATCGTGAGGCTTGCCGTTGTATTTATTTAGCGATGTTGCAGCAGTTGCATCAAAAGGCGATCGCACCGCACAAACTCAGCCGTACAGATGGAGAATATTTGCAATTACTGCGATCGTTGGTGACTCCCATACAGCCTTATGAAACTTTAATTACCACTCACGAGCAATTATGTTTTGGTAATACCGAGATTTTGCCAGACAATTATGAACAGTGTCGGCAAGCTTATCGGGAAATTTCTCCCGAATGA